A window of the Fusarium poae strain DAOMC 252244 chromosome 3, whole genome shotgun sequence genome harbors these coding sequences:
- a CDS encoding hypothetical protein (BUSCO:726at5125) yields the protein MVSVPTVGAVAPPGTHSTNGSSRSSPSATTAGLSSKPKPKVNSNGYHPNNPQTPLSSLSSTALDLTSVERRGQPTAVREKVKESRPHGLQEAPTYRPTEEDWRDPFEYLRKITPEAKKFGICKIIPPDSWNPGFAIDTEKFHFRTRKQELNSVEGSTRANLTYLDGLSKFHKQHGTNLHRLPYVDKKPLDLYRLKKAVESRGGFEKVCKHKKWAEIGRDLGYSGKIMSSLSTSLKNSYQRWLCPYEDYLRLAKPGVHQQLEQEYGGPLTPSPGQTPVRRSNVNTPVSLRGDSPARNASDALQATLGGVKTETDRDAPMADAPPLPQAPTSGGFTAVNSGFTAVNSGFTSVNRSATSEPKSFTPDPKRFESPTSSAKNTPDNRASSLKATALKRQLSGEESSDSAKKDYDLDDSEAASSRRSKRLKKDAVPTVAGSHMTPFRPSVPRIPREEPLPPGEKCETCGRNDNVLLLCESCDHAYHPGCLDPPLKRKPDNEWNCARCLVGDGQFGFEEGGLYSLKQFQQKANDFKQGYFEKKMPFDHELNCHRPVTEEDVETEFWRLVADLEETVEVEYGADIHCTTHGSGFPTAERDPSNPYATDPWNLNVLPFHGESLFKHIKSDISGMTVPWVYVGMIFSTFCWHNEDHYAYSANYQHLGATKTWYGIPGEDAEKFETAMKEAVPELFETQPDLLFQLVTLLTPEQLKKAGVRVYALDQRAGQLVITFPQAYHAGFNHGFNFNEAVNFAPEDWEPYGLAGVERLQLFRRQPCFSHDELLWTAAESTATSLTIQTAKWLAPALERIHKRELEQRGDFIAKHVEAAPHRCESTGGDEPCSLKIKVENEDLQDEDEQCCCYCKAFSYLSRFKCIQSGKVLCLLHAGYHACCDMPEQERFRGAEHVLFFRKEKQDMETIHQKVLEKAQTPDLWEQKYEKLLEEEPKPSLKSLRALLHEGERIPHDLPSLSVLQDFVNRCNDWVEEATNYIVRKQQNRRKNEKAWQSGMRKSIGSAEHDQKERESRNVSNIYRLLEEAERIGFDCPEILQLQERSEAIKQFQMSASQALKNTSGLSADMIEKLLEEGRTFNVDTPEVDQLSKVLEQSRWNERARNNRGVYMTLKEVQDLIEEGNRLEIPPYNDHLTFYRDQMVAGQQWETKAKELIVAEFVHYPQLESLSAQVQLNALPVSQETLSAVDQILHKQREAHRQIIDLTTRCRDVDFRKRPKYAEVVEIQKKLEELNSKPNGTLDLENERKRHEDWMRKGKKLFGKSNAPLHILKSHLEYVLERNMDCFDIEHDTPRMPGEPVSREVSPEPETSKWDDSRSRQVFCICRRIEAGMMIECERCHEWYHYKCLKIARGKVKEDENYTCPICDWRMKIPRDASRPKLEDLLALAEEMRTLPFQPEEEEVLMKIIENAEAFRHHIARYCSPLLSTEAEVETQRFYLRKIEGAEVLLTYETNFFRQELHKWSPVAPEPPPIQEQSRSTRKPRPTKLQKMLVEYGVDNPDDLPEHAKGKANSLRRKAANAEAAAAAAAAISQPGAFPPPPAGAGGYSGAPYYSRPGEVGSPSSSGHAERRESHSSSRTRDNSINLDNGLHLGPLGVGGPQLVADVSSMSLEERLLQGQEDGISFQTDAEKSKALEILSRTELGRKQAERLWGPNVWGRGRGSISDAGRRLSNPIDEDMLRQDEGNVDQMFKEMTNQDEEDDRRNDNGDVEMTAASLEKERNGMDALLDGA from the exons ATGGTTTCAGTACCAACTGTCGGCGCTGTCGCCCCCCCAGGCACTCATAGCACAAACGGAAGTTCGCGAAGCTCACCCAGTGCCACTACTGCTGGCCTCTCGTCAAAACCCAAGCCGAAAGTCAACTCCAACGGATACCACCCGAACAATCCACAGACTCCCCTCAGCTCGCTTTCAAGTACTGCCTTGGACCTCACTTCTGTTGAACGTCGCGGGCAACCCACCGCAGTCAGggaaaaggtcaaggagaGTCGCCCACATGGTCTGCAAGAGGCACCTACGTATCGACCAACCGAAGAAGACTGGCGAGACCCTTTCGAGTATCTACGGAAAATCACACCCGAAGCGAAGAAGTTTGGCATATGCAAGATTATCCCCCCCGATTCTTGGAACCCAGGATTTGCAATCGATACAGAG AAATTCCATTTTAGGACCCGAAAACAAGAGTTGAACTCCGTGGAAGGGA GTACACGTGCTAATCTTACCTATCTTGACGGCCTCTCGAAATTCCATAAGCAACATGGCACGAATCTTCATCGCTTACCGTACGTGGACAAGAAACCACTTGATCTTTATAGGTTGAAGAAAGCGGTTGAGTCAAGAGGTGGTTTTGAGAAGGTTTGCAAGCACAAGAAATGGGCAGAAATCGGCCGTGATTTGGGATACAGTGGCAAGATCATGTCGTCACTGTCAACGTCCCTGAAGAATTCTTACCAACGATGGCTATGTCCGTATGAGGACTACCTCAGGCTGGCGAAGCCTGGTGTTCATCAACAGCTGGAGCAGGAATACGGTGGGCCATTGACCCCGAGCCCTGGGCAGACCCCGGTCAGACGGTCCAATGTCAACACTCCCGTGAGCCTTCGAGGTGATTCACCAGCGCGTAATGCCTCCGACGCTTTACAGGCAACCCTTGGCGGAGTAAAGACCGAAACAGATCGAGACGCTCCCATGGCTGATGCACCACCTCTGCCACAAGCGCCTACATCTGGTGGATTCACTGCCGTCAACTCCGGATTTACCGCGGTGAATTCTGGCTTCACAAGTGTGAATCGCAGCGCAACTAGCGAGCCCAAAAGCTTCACACCTGATCCCAAGCGATTTGAAAGTCCCACTTCTTCCGCAAAGAATACTCCAGACAACCGGGCATCAAGCTTAAAGGCTACAGCGTTGAAGCGTCAGCTTAGTGGCGAAGAGTCCTCCGACTCAGCCAAGAAGGACTATGACCTGGACGATTCTGAGGCGGCTAGCAGCCGTCGCAGTAAGCGACTCAAAAAAG ATGCCGTCCCCACTGTGGCTGGATCGCATATGACGCCATTCCGTCCTTCAGTGCCACGAATTCCACGAGAAGAGCCACTGCCACCAGGAGAG AAATGCGAGACttgtgggagaaatgacaaCGTTCTACTGCTTTGTGAATCTTGCGACCACGCCTATCATCCAGGATGTCTCGATCCACCTTTGAAGCGAAAGCCCGATAACGAATGGAACTGTGCAAGATGTCTTGTCGGGGACGGCCAGTTCGGTTTTGAGGAGGGCGGTTTGTATTCGCTCAAGCAATTTCAGCAAAAAGCAAACGACTTTAAGCAGGGTTACTTTGAAAAGAAGATGCCGTTTGACCATGAGCTAAATTGCCACCGACCTGTTACCGAAGAAGATGTTGAGACGGAATTCTGGCGACTGGTTGCTGATCTCGAGGAAACCGTAGAGGTCGAATACGGCGCCGATATCCATTGTACGACTCATGGTTCAGGATTCCCGACTGCAGAAAGAGACCCCAGCAACCCGTATGCAACTGATCCTTGGAATCTAAATGTTCTTCCATTCCACGGCGAGAGTTTGTTCAAACACATCAAATCAGACATTTCCGGCATGACAGTCCCCTGGGTTTATGTGGGCATGATATTTTCGACGTTCTGTTGGCATAACGAAGATCATTACGCCTACTCTGCCAATTACCAGCACCTTGGTGCCACCAAAACATGGTACGGTATACCGGGTGAGGACGCCGAGAAGTTCGAAACGGCTATGAAGGAAGCTGTGCCAGAGCTTTTTGAGACTCAGCCGGATCTCCTCTTTCAGTTAGTAACACTATTGACTCCCGAGCAACTGAAGAAGGCCGGCGTCCGTGTGTATGCTCTTGATCAAAGAGCTGGTCAGCTCGTTATCACTTTCCCACAAGCTTACCATGCTGGATTCAACCATGGATTTAATTTCAACGAAGCAGTCAATTTCGCACCTGAAGACTGGGAACCTTATGGACTTGCCGGTGTGGAAAGATTGCAACTGTTCCGAAGACAGCCATGTTTCTCTCACGATGAGCTATTGTGGACCGCTGCAGAGAGCACCGCAACTAGCCTTACAATCCAAACGGCGAAATGGTTGGCACCCGCCCTCGAGCGTATACATAAACGAGAGCTTGAGCAACGCGGAGATTTTATCGCAAAGCACGTTGAAGCAGCACCACATCGATGCGAAAGTACAGGAGGTGACGAACCGTGCTCTTTGAAAATCAAGGTTGAGAATGAGGATCTTCAAGATGAGGATGAACAGTGCTGCTGTTACTGCAAAGCCTTCTCATATCTATCACGATTCAAATGTATACAGTCAGGCAAGGTTCTTTGTTTACTGCATGCTGGATATCATGCATGCTGCGACATGCCCGAGCAGGAGCGCTTCCGAGGTGCCGAACATGTCCTCTTCTTTCGTAAGGAGAAGCAAGACATGGAAACGATACACCAAAAAGTGTTGGAGAAGGCTCAAACTCCTGATTTGTGGGAACAAAAATATGAGAAGCTACTCGAAGAGGAGCCTAAGCCATCGCTCAAATCGCTGCGTGCACTTCTTCACGAGGGCGAGCGCATTCCACATGATCTTCCTTCACTATCAGTTCTGCAAGATTTTGTCAATCGATGCAACGACTGGGTAGAAGAGGCAACAAACTACATTGTTCGGAAACAACAGAATCGACGCAAGAACGAGAAGGCTTGGCAGTCGGGCATGCGCAAGTCCATCGGCAGCGCCGAACATGACCAGAAGGAGAGAGAGTCGAGGAACGTCAGTAACATCTATCGACTGCTAGAAGAAGCTGAGCGAATCGGATTCGACTGTCCCGAAATACTCCAGCTTCAAGAGCGCTCTGAAGCAATTAAGCAGTTCCAGATGAGCGCATCCCAGGCTTTGAAGAACACATCCGGCTTGTCGGCAGACATgatcgagaagcttcttgaagaagggCGAACCTTCAATGTGGATACTCCTGAAGTCGACCAGTTATCTAAAGTGCTGGAACAATCTCGCTGGAATGAACGAGCACGCAACAACCGAGGAGTCTACATGACCCTTAAGGAGGTGCAAGATCTTATCGAGGAGGGCAACCGGCTTGAAATTCCTCCTTACAACGATCACCTGACCTTCTACCGTGACCAAATGGTCGCTGGCCAGCAATGGGAGACAAAGGCTAAGGAGCTTATCGTGGCAGAATTTGTTCACTATCCACAACTGGAATCACTCTCAGCGCAAGTGCAATTAAACGCACTACCAGTTTCACAGGAGACATTGAGCGCTGTCGACCAAATTCTTCACAAACAGCGCGAGGCGCACCGCCAGATTATCGATTTAACTACACGATGTCGCGATGTCGACTTTCGCAAGAGACCCAAATACGCTGAGGTTGTGGAGATCCAGAAGAAGCTAGAAGAGCTCAATTCGAAACCGAATGGTACTCTCGATCTTGAAAACGAGCGCAAACGCCACGAAGATTGGATGCGCAAAGGAAAGAAACTTTTCGGAAAATCTAACGCACCATTGCACATTCTCAAGAGTCACCTGGAATATGTCCTAGAACGCAATATGGATTGCTTTGACATCGAGCACGACACGCCAAGGATGCCCGGAGAACCCGTTTCCAGAGAAGTCAGCCCCGAGCCTGAAACGAGCAAATGGGATGACAGTAGGTCCAGGCAAGTTTTTTGCATTTGCAGGAGAATCGAGGCCGGAATGATGATTGAATGCGAAAGATGCCATGAATG GTATCACTACAAGTGTCTCAAGATTGCTCGTGGCAAGGTTAAGGAGGATGAGAACTACACCTGTCCAATCTGTGACTGGCGCATGAAGATCCCCAGAGATGCATCCCGACCTAAATTGGAGGATCTGTTGGCACTCGCAGAGGAAATGAGGACACTGCCTTTCCAgccagaggaagaagaagtgcTGATGAAGATTATCGAGAACGCAGAAGCATTCCGACATCATATAGCTCGCTATTGCAGTCCGCTGCTATCTACGGAAGCCGAAGTAGAGACACAGCGATTTTACCTGCGCAAGATTGAAGGCGCTGAAGTTTTGTTGACATATGAGACGAATTTCTTTCGTCAAGAGCTCCACAAATGGTCTCCTGTGGCCCCTGAACCCCCGCCGATTCAAGAACAATCCCGAAGCACACGAAAGCCTCGGCCGACAAAGCTTCAGAAGATGCTTGTCGAGTATGGCGTCGATAACCCCGATGACCTTCCAGAGCATGCCAAAGGGAAAGCCAACAGTTTACGCCGAAAAGCAGCCAATGCAGaagcggcggcggcagcagccgcagcaatTTCACAACCAGGTGCCTTTCCACCACCACCCGCAGGAGCTGGAGGGTACAGCGGGGCGCCATATTACTCGCGACCTGGTGAGGTTGGAAGTCCTTCCAGCTCTGGACATGCTGAACGCCGAGAGTCTCATTCCTCAAGTCGCACTAGGGATAACTCTATCAACCTCGACAACGGGTTGCATCTTGGACCACTAGGAGTCGGCGGACCACAGTTGGTTGCTGATGTTTCCTCAATGTCTTTGGAGGAGAGACTTCTTCAAGGCCAAGAGGATGGCATCAGCTTCCAAACGGATGCTGAAAAGAGCAAGGCTTTGGAAATCCTTTCAAGGACCGAGCTGGGCCGAAAGCAGGCCGAGAGGCTTTGGGGCCCCAATGTCTGGGGTCGTGGACGTGGTTCTATCAGTGACGCTGGCAGACGCTTGTCTAATCCAATAGATGAGGATATGTTGAGGCAGGATGAAGGCAATGTGGATCAGATGTTTAAAGAGATGACAAAccaagacgaagaagacgacaGAAGAAACGACAACGGAGACGTTGAAATGACTGCAGCATCATTGGAGAAGGAGAGGAACGGCATGGATGCTTTGCTCGACGGGGCGTGA